GGAAGAGGAGCCGTGGGACTAAAGTGGGACTTTCCTTCTCCAGGACGAGTGCGCACGCGCACGAGGGGAAAGAACAAGTATGCAATTCAAAAGAGCAGCCTTCTGTACAGCAAAAACCCCCGGTTTGGCACAGGGGGTTTGCATAAGGTGGCCTTCGCGCTCGCTAGACGAAGTCGGGGTCCTCGAGGCGCTTCAACCCCTCGTGGCCGATGCGCCAGGTGCGTCCCACCGCCTCCGGGGGCAAGAAGTACACCGCCAAAACGTCCTCCTCCTTGTTGACCAGGGCTTCCAGCTTGCCCTTGAGGTGGGCCCACTGCTCCCGGGTCAACCGGGCTTCAAACACGGAGTACTGCCGCCTTTCGCCAAAGCCCTTGAGCAGCTTGGCAAGCCGCGCCCGCCGACGGTCGTCAGGGGTATC
The sequence above is drawn from the Thermus thermophilus HB8 genome and encodes:
- the cas2 gene encoding CRISPR-associated endonuclease Cas2, which translates into the protein MRELYLVIAYDTPDDRRRARLAKLLKGFGERRQYSVFEARLTREQWAHLKGKLEALVNKEEDVLAVYFLPPEAVGRTWRIGHEGLKRLEDPDFV